A genomic window from Archaeoglobus profundus DSM 5631 includes:
- a CDS encoding radical SAM protein: protein MLKEFEERGEKVFLIRNLIEVRIPKKTYDKLIKRYSKEYIISFAEEKTVLNYITKRPLYFITRESGIPLLGYNAFGLIDRGTNLIQVRPITGCNFNCIFCSVDEGRFSKTRLVDYIVDPDYLLEEFRKVAEFKGKGVEAHIDGQGEPTLYPYLVDFVRGLKEVREVEIVSMQTNGVLLSEKIVDDLEGYMDRINLSISALTQDVANKLYGVRYPLKMVLSIAEYIANSKIDLHIAPVWLPGYNDDEIPKIIEWALEIGAGKRFPPLGIQKYIPHRHGRKPKVKVMTFKEFYDKLRELEKEYGVKLVLSPEDFGIEKRPRMPQPIRKGEIYNAQIVLPGRMKGERLCIVKDRLVSVLTDREVGEFVKIRITREKDGIFAGVVI from the coding sequence ATGTTAAAAGAATTTGAAGAGAGAGGAGAGAAAGTATTCCTCATAAGGAACCTGATTGAGGTTAGAATTCCGAAGAAGACTTACGATAAGCTCATAAAGAGGTATTCGAAAGAATACATCATATCGTTCGCTGAAGAGAAGACTGTTCTCAACTATATAACTAAGAGGCCTCTCTACTTCATAACTAGAGAGAGCGGAATTCCCCTCTTGGGTTACAATGCCTTCGGCCTGATAGATAGAGGAACGAATCTCATACAAGTTAGACCGATAACCGGATGCAATTTCAACTGCATATTCTGCAGCGTAGATGAGGGGAGATTCAGCAAAACGAGGCTTGTCGATTACATCGTCGATCCAGATTACCTACTTGAGGAATTTAGAAAGGTTGCAGAGTTTAAAGGAAAGGGTGTTGAAGCACACATAGACGGACAGGGAGAGCCCACACTCTATCCCTACTTGGTTGATTTCGTCAGAGGTTTGAAAGAAGTTAGAGAAGTTGAGATAGTTTCTATGCAAACGAACGGCGTTCTGCTGAGCGAGAAGATCGTAGATGACCTTGAAGGCTACATGGACAGGATAAACCTGTCTATCAGTGCTTTAACTCAGGATGTTGCGAACAAGCTTTACGGAGTGAGATATCCACTGAAGATGGTTTTGAGCATAGCGGAATACATAGCGAACAGCAAGATAGATTTGCACATTGCTCCAGTCTGGCTTCCCGGTTACAATGACGATGAAATACCAAAGATAATTGAGTGGGCTTTGGAAATAGGTGCTGGTAAGAGGTTTCCGCCCCTAGGCATTCAAAAATACATACCCCACAGGCACGGCAGGAAGCCGAAGGTTAAAGTTATGACTTTCAAAGAGTTCTACGACAAACTTAGAGAGCTTGAAAAGGAATACGGTGTTAAGCTCGTCCTAAGTCCAGAGGACTTTGGAATTGAGAAGAGACCGAGAATGCCTCAACCTATAAGGAAAGGAGAAATTTACAACGCTCAGATAGTCTTACCGGGAAGGATGAAGGGTGAAAGGCTGTGTATAGTTAAGGATAGACTGGTTTCCGTTTTGACGGATAGAGAAGTTGGAGAGTTCGTAAAGATTAGAATCACGAGGGAGAAGGACGGGATATTTGCCGGGGTCGTGATTTAA
- the rlmB gene encoding 23S rRNA (guanosine(2251)-2'-O)-methyltransferase RlmB — MKVMGINGVMEALKSGKVNKIFVLKDATNPRIKEIVALAKKKKIPVVYTPQLPKEARGVMAEISPIEYKEVDTIIDKCIREGSFILFLDSVEDPQNMGAIMRSAEFFGCAGVVIPKRRCVQVNETVAKVSAGAVFHLDIARVENLANILKKLKKFGITVVGADLDGEPLRNVDLSPPLAIVVGGEDKGLSKPVKKQCDFIAKIEGYGKINSLNLSVAGAIIMYEFRRRLHEG; from the coding sequence ATGAAGGTTATGGGAATAAACGGCGTCATGGAAGCTCTAAAGTCCGGAAAGGTTAACAAGATTTTCGTACTCAAGGATGCCACAAATCCTAGGATAAAAGAGATTGTAGCTCTTGCCAAGAAGAAAAAGATTCCAGTGGTGTACACACCTCAACTTCCAAAGGAAGCAAGGGGGGTAATGGCCGAAATATCACCAATAGAGTACAAGGAGGTAGACACAATTATAGATAAATGCATTAGAGAGGGTTCGTTCATTCTATTCCTAGACTCAGTTGAAGATCCTCAGAATATGGGAGCTATAATGAGATCAGCTGAATTTTTCGGTTGTGCGGGCGTTGTTATTCCAAAAAGGAGATGTGTTCAAGTTAACGAGACCGTTGCAAAGGTTTCAGCTGGCGCCGTCTTCCATTTGGATATTGCCAGAGTAGAAAACTTGGCAAACATACTCAAAAAGCTTAAAAAATTCGGAATTACGGTAGTTGGTGCTGACTTAGATGGAGAACCCTTGAGAAACGTTGATCTGTCACCACCTCTAGCCATAGTTGTCGGTGGAGAGGATAAAGGTCTTTCAAAGCCTGTCAAGAAACAGTGCGACTTTATAGCAAAGATTGAAGGCTATGGGAAGATCAACAGCTTAAACTTGTCGGTAGCTGGAGCGATAATAATGTACGAATTCAGGAGGAGGTTGCATGAAGGGTGA
- a CDS encoding EamA family transporter — protein sequence MKGEILALISALLWGIAPLFDKYVVSTGVSPYLANLIRVSGALVFLAAVTFVAKDYSSAKLTIKSVTYLLIAGIIASGVAMVIYFQALKLSQASKVVPITSIYPLFTVIFSALLLGENISPKVVIGAVLIVVGLSLVSGE from the coding sequence ATGAAGGGTGAAATTCTAGCTCTAATTTCGGCTCTACTCTGGGGAATTGCACCGCTCTTCGACAAATACGTCGTTAGCACGGGAGTTTCTCCCTACTTGGCTAATTTGATAAGAGTGAGTGGAGCATTGGTATTCCTAGCGGCTGTGACGTTCGTTGCAAAGGATTACTCTTCCGCAAAGCTGACAATCAAGAGCGTTACATACCTTCTAATAGCTGGAATAATAGCAAGCGGTGTAGCTATGGTAATTTACTTCCAAGCTTTGAAGCTTTCACAGGCTTCAAAAGTTGTTCCTATAACTTCAATCTATCCGCTTTTTACAGTGATTTTCTCGGCATTACTCTTGGGTGAAAACATAAGTCCAAAGGTTGTGATCGGAGCTGTTTTAATAGTCGTTGGGCTGTCTTTGGTAAGTGGGGAGTGA
- a CDS encoding AIR synthase-related protein, whose amino-acid sequence MDLEGYARKLLERFSESKVREMLIERIMEIKDFDRGKAEKWADSVILEVKNAYSKTLPILSYYRTGVKMGEFGVGSRGIGDFYVHRKIGEMISKSVKAELSSADLDDAGVVKVGDLYISVSVDGIHSRLSEFPFIAGFHVTRACMRDVMVMGAKPIAVFSDIHIADDGDVSKIFDHIAGILAVCELMNVPLVSGSTLRIGGDMVIGERMTGAVGCIGISKCITPRKNAKDGDVILLTEGAGGGTIATTAIYYGMHEVVDETINIDFLRACNAIIESGLVERIHSMSDVTNGGIRGDAEEIAYVSKKALVFDYEKCRKIVNPKVLKMLEELEIDFMGVSIDSLMVICDEETAKDVKKVVRSVGVRIEEVGWVEKGEGAYIVEGGVKKPLKPRFRESAYTPIKKVVGEDVPEDLNEMMRKIDKAVEEAIRKKENVVRRLKKP is encoded by the coding sequence ATGGACTTAGAGGGCTATGCAAGAAAACTGCTCGAAAGATTTAGTGAAAGTAAGGTTAGGGAGATGTTAATCGAAAGGATTATGGAAATAAAGGACTTCGATAGAGGAAAGGCTGAAAAGTGGGCCGATTCTGTAATTTTAGAAGTTAAGAACGCTTACTCCAAGACTTTGCCAATTTTAAGTTATTACAGGACAGGAGTTAAAATGGGTGAGTTCGGAGTGGGATCTCGTGGAATTGGAGATTTCTACGTTCACAGAAAGATAGGTGAGATGATTTCAAAATCTGTTAAGGCTGAACTATCTTCAGCGGATTTGGACGATGCGGGAGTTGTGAAGGTTGGAGATTTGTATATTTCCGTTTCCGTGGATGGTATACATTCGCGTTTAAGCGAGTTTCCATTTATAGCCGGGTTTCACGTTACGAGGGCTTGTATGAGAGATGTAATGGTGATGGGAGCCAAGCCGATAGCAGTCTTTTCCGACATTCACATTGCAGATGACGGCGACGTTTCAAAGATTTTTGACCACATAGCTGGGATTCTGGCAGTTTGCGAACTTATGAATGTACCCCTTGTAAGTGGTTCAACTCTGAGAATTGGAGGAGATATGGTAATAGGGGAAAGGATGACCGGTGCAGTTGGATGTATTGGGATTTCGAAGTGCATTACACCAAGAAAGAACGCTAAAGATGGAGATGTCATACTCCTAACGGAGGGAGCTGGTGGTGGTACGATTGCGACAACAGCCATCTATTACGGGATGCACGAAGTTGTTGACGAGACAATAAACATCGATTTTTTGAGGGCTTGCAATGCAATCATTGAAAGTGGTTTGGTTGAGAGAATTCATTCCATGAGCGACGTTACAAATGGTGGAATTAGGGGTGATGCTGAAGAGATAGCTTACGTTTCGAAAAAAGCTCTTGTCTTTGATTACGAAAAGTGTAGAAAAATTGTCAATCCTAAAGTGCTGAAAATGCTAGAAGAGCTTGAGATAGACTTCATGGGAGTTTCGATAGATTCCTTAATGGTTATATGTGATGAGGAGACGGCTAAAGATGTTAAGAAAGTCGTTAGATCTGTTGGTGTTAGAATAGAAGAGGTTGGGTGGGTGGAGAAAGGGGAAGGTGCATACATCGTAGAGGGTGGAGTAAAAAAGCCTTTGAAACCGAGATTTAGGGAGTCAGCATATACACCAATAAAAAAGGTTGTTGGTGAAGATGTTCCAGAAGACTTGAATGAAATGATGAGGAAGATAGATAAAGCTGTTGAGGAGGCTATTAGGAAGAAGGAGAATGTTGTGAGAAGGTTGAAAAAACCTTAA
- a CDS encoding PRC-barrel domain-containing protein encodes MITAKSLAKKTVTLSDGTIVGELYNILVDFKTGTLLSLLVKPSRKVDDFEMQDGLYVIPFEYVKAVSDYVVINRRR; translated from the coding sequence ATGATCACTGCGAAGTCTCTGGCTAAGAAGACAGTTACACTCTCCGATGGGACTATAGTAGGAGAGCTCTACAACATTCTTGTAGATTTCAAAACTGGTACTCTTCTAAGCTTGCTCGTGAAACCATCGAGAAAGGTTGATGACTTTGAGATGCAGGATGGTCTTTACGTCATACCTTTTGAGTACGTTAAGGCTGTTAGCGACTATGTAGTCATCAACAGGAGAAGATGA
- a CDS encoding DUF1614 domain-containing protein encodes MIIPPLLLPFFILFVLLPFSLLFVLATPKVFQITFGLSYEEALLLFTLIVLGSFINIPLYRKKGKFVVGMYSFFGIIYQVVERRDIVIAVNLGGCIIPSTLAIKLLLEIPLEAFLITFIVCTAIIYMFAKPIPNVGIAVPMFIPPMVSSLMSYLTIVSMNLPLYIIPKLAFSAGVLSALVGADILHLKDIEKIGSGVVSIGGAGTFDGIFLTGVFAVIFSLLLV; translated from the coding sequence ATGATAATCCCTCCCCTACTTCTACCCTTCTTCATACTCTTCGTCCTGCTCCCTTTTTCACTACTTTTCGTCTTAGCAACACCGAAAGTTTTTCAAATAACGTTCGGATTAAGTTATGAAGAAGCTCTGCTTCTCTTCACGCTAATAGTTCTGGGCAGTTTCATTAACATACCCCTATACAGGAAGAAGGGGAAGTTTGTAGTAGGAATGTACAGTTTCTTTGGCATAATATATCAAGTCGTTGAGAGAAGGGACATAGTGATAGCCGTAAACTTGGGGGGCTGTATAATTCCGTCGACACTGGCAATAAAGTTGCTTTTGGAGATACCGTTAGAAGCTTTTCTTATCACTTTCATAGTCTGCACGGCCATAATTTACATGTTCGCAAAACCCATCCCAAATGTCGGTATAGCCGTTCCGATGTTTATTCCACCGATGGTGTCGAGCTTGATGAGTTATCTGACAATAGTATCGATGAATCTCCCCCTATACATTATTCCAAAGCTTGCTTTTTCCGCCGGTGTTTTATCTGCTTTGGTTGGTGCAGATATCCTCCACTTGAAAGACATTGAAAAGATAGGAAGTGGTGTTGTTAGTATCGGTGGTGCTGGAACTTTTGACGGAATATTCTTGACAGGCGTTTTTGCTGTAATATTTTCACTCTTGCTCGTCTAA
- a CDS encoding adenosylhomocysteinase, translated as MFMNAESGYRKIEWAKRNMKTLAKIREEFRREKPLEGYKIGMALHVEAKTAVLVLTLIEGGAEVAITGCNPLSTQDDVAEALRDMGIKCFARRGMSREEYYEALNKVIDFKPDVVVDDGADLIFLLHKERLDWADNVLGASEETTTGVIRLRAMEREGVLRFPVIAVNDAYTKFLFDNRYGTGQSTWDGILRATNVLIAGKTVVVAGYGWCGRGIAMRAKGLGANVIVTEVDEIRALEAVMDGFRVMPMKEACKYGDIFITATGNINVIRGEHFKLMKDGAILANAGHFNVEICIQDLEEMSKSKREIRPYLTEYDLGDKKLYLIAEGRLVNLVVGDGHPIEVMDMSFSDQALAVRYIVENHEKLEKKVYRLPEELDRKVARLKLESMGIEIDKLTEEQIRYLSDWRYGT; from the coding sequence ATGTTCATGAATGCTGAGAGCGGTTACAGAAAGATTGAGTGGGCTAAAAGGAACATGAAAACCCTTGCAAAGATAAGAGAGGAATTCAGAAGAGAGAAACCTCTCGAAGGTTACAAAATTGGGATGGCTCTTCATGTTGAGGCAAAGACAGCAGTTTTAGTTTTAACGCTAATTGAAGGTGGCGCTGAAGTTGCCATAACCGGATGTAACCCTCTCAGTACTCAGGATGATGTAGCAGAAGCTTTGAGGGATATGGGAATAAAGTGCTTTGCGAGAAGGGGGATGAGCAGAGAAGAGTATTACGAGGCTTTGAACAAGGTTATAGACTTCAAGCCGGATGTAGTGGTGGATGACGGTGCAGATTTGATATTCCTTCTACATAAGGAGAGGCTTGACTGGGCTGATAACGTTTTGGGGGCTAGTGAAGAAACTACTACCGGTGTTATAAGGCTTAGAGCTATGGAGAGGGAGGGCGTTCTAAGATTTCCAGTTATTGCTGTGAATGACGCATACACGAAATTCCTGTTTGATAACAGGTACGGTACTGGACAATCCACGTGGGATGGAATACTTAGAGCTACAAACGTCCTAATAGCGGGAAAGACTGTCGTTGTTGCTGGATATGGATGGTGCGGTAGAGGTATTGCAATGAGGGCCAAGGGTTTGGGAGCTAATGTTATAGTTACGGAAGTTGATGAAATAAGGGCGCTTGAAGCGGTAATGGATGGATTTAGAGTCATGCCAATGAAGGAAGCGTGTAAATACGGTGACATATTCATCACTGCAACTGGAAATATAAACGTGATAAGGGGAGAACACTTCAAGCTGATGAAAGACGGAGCTATTTTAGCGAATGCGGGACACTTTAACGTAGAGATTTGTATACAAGATTTAGAAGAGATGAGCAAATCAAAGAGGGAGATAAGACCTTACCTAACTGAATACGATCTTGGAGATAAAAAGCTGTATCTAATTGCGGAGGGTAGGCTGGTAAACTTGGTTGTTGGAGATGGGCATCCGATAGAGGTTATGGACATGAGCTTCTCCGATCAGGCTTTAGCAGTTAGGTACATCGTAGAAAATCACGAAAAGCTTGAAAAGAAAGTCTACAGGTTACCAGAAGAGCTTGACAGAAAAGTTGCAAGATTAAAGCTCGAAAGCATGGGTATAGAAATAGACAAGCTTACAGAGGAGCAGATAAGGTATCTGAGCGACTGGAGGTATGGAACTTAG
- a CDS encoding DUF2150 family protein gives MEFYTQERFKNWISIIEKVEVRADDPKSFEVFDHFVEDFAIACLKLIDAVKNREITKKKALELLESAKMNFLTSVDFGDELKNEIYEFIKESIKAIAQSTYYYLQGKFSKKNFEQLLKEAIEKERKGDLASAFETVAKMGAKVLKGEELPEFDVPDGIVANWLDGVETLAVVMKIAKIDQHLSSS, from the coding sequence ATGGAGTTCTACACTCAGGAGAGGTTCAAGAACTGGATAAGTATCATAGAAAAGGTAGAGGTAAGAGCTGACGATCCTAAGTCTTTTGAGGTATTCGATCACTTCGTTGAAGATTTCGCAATAGCATGTCTGAAGCTCATTGATGCTGTTAAGAACAGAGAGATTACTAAAAAGAAGGCCTTGGAACTACTTGAAAGTGCAAAGATGAACTTTCTGACGAGTGTAGATTTTGGAGATGAGCTAAAGAACGAGATTTACGAGTTTATTAAGGAGAGTATAAAAGCCATAGCACAGTCCACATACTACTACCTCCAAGGTAAGTTCAGCAAGAAAAATTTTGAGCAACTCTTGAAGGAAGCTATTGAGAAAGAAAGAAAGGGTGATCTTGCCTCAGCCTTCGAAACGGTTGCAAAGATGGGTGCGAAAGTTCTTAAAGGTGAAGAACTTCCAGAATTCGACGTCCCAGATGGAATAGTAGCGAATTGGTTGGATGGTGTTGAAACTTTGGCTGTAGTGATGAAGATAGCCAAAATCGATCAACATCTGTCGAGTTCGTAA
- the trmY gene encoding tRNA (pseudouridine(54)-N(1))-methyltransferase TrmY, whose protein sequence is MRGFLIVGNKAVTKPFSLKDLAGSAGRMDIICRCIAQALFISHGIRRDVEVYVLLLGEPDPPKALKIVGSEVRYMAPDERNIGGIIRKALSLKVDYSWKRSTPGVYIARKNLIDLLEELSKKYNVVYLREDGVDIRDVACRLENPLFVLGDHIGLREEDEKTVMKYAKIVVSVSKLSLQADQCIVIVHYELDRC, encoded by the coding sequence GTGAGGGGATTCTTAATTGTTGGAAATAAAGCGGTTACAAAGCCGTTCAGCCTCAAGGATTTGGCAGGCTCTGCGGGTAGAATGGACATAATATGTAGATGCATAGCTCAGGCTCTCTTCATCTCTCACGGAATAAGGAGGGATGTTGAAGTCTACGTTCTCCTTTTGGGCGAGCCCGATCCACCTAAAGCCTTGAAGATAGTTGGAAGTGAAGTAAGGTACATGGCTCCGGATGAGAGAAATATAGGAGGTATAATAAGGAAAGCTCTGAGCTTAAAAGTTGATTATTCTTGGAAGAGAAGCACTCCGGGAGTTTACATTGCCAGAAAAAACCTCATCGATCTTCTTGAGGAACTTAGCAAGAAGTACAACGTAGTTTACTTGAGAGAGGACGGTGTCGACATAAGGGATGTAGCTTGCAGATTGGAGAATCCCCTCTTCGTTTTGGGCGATCACATAGGTTTGAGAGAGGAGGATGAAAAAACTGTTATGAAGTATGCTAAGATTGTTGTTTCGGTTTCTAAGCTATCTCTTCAGGCTGATCAGTGCATAGTCATAGTTCATTACGAACTCGACAGATGTTGA
- the amrS gene encoding AmmeMemoRadiSam system radical SAM enzyme yields the protein MIVESYLYERLNGGVVRCKTCMHYCVIKPDKWGICKMRKNENGVLKVYNYGLVSSIALDPIEKKPFHNFKPGSSVLSFGSVSCNFRCKHCQNHTISRAGLDYPYLRELKPEDILRLAESYNADGIAWTYNEPSIWHEFALDSSKLVKKKGYYVVYVTNGYISYEAIDQFEGILDAANVDVKAFTEDFYRRIVGAGAKLEKVLECVKYLHKKGVFIELTYLVIPDENDSEDEIRAFAEWVVDLDRRIPVHFSRFHPDYQMLDKPPTPVRTLEKAVEIAKEVGVEYVYIGNVWGHRYEDTYCPNCGELLIDRDGFYIVAMNLDGDRCPACGYKQNIVL from the coding sequence ATGATAGTCGAATCTTACCTCTATGAAAGGTTGAACGGAGGAGTTGTTAGATGTAAAACTTGCATGCACTACTGTGTAATAAAGCCTGATAAATGGGGAATTTGTAAGATGAGAAAAAACGAGAACGGAGTTTTGAAGGTTTATAACTACGGGTTGGTTTCATCCATAGCTCTGGATCCAATCGAAAAGAAACCCTTTCACAACTTCAAGCCCGGAAGTAGCGTTCTTTCATTTGGAAGTGTAAGCTGTAATTTCAGATGTAAGCACTGCCAAAATCATACGATTTCAAGAGCAGGCCTTGATTATCCCTATTTAAGAGAATTAAAGCCTGAGGATATTTTGAGACTTGCTGAAAGTTATAATGCCGATGGCATTGCTTGGACATACAATGAACCTTCCATATGGCACGAATTCGCTCTAGATTCGAGTAAGCTCGTTAAAAAGAAAGGATACTATGTCGTTTATGTTACGAACGGATATATTAGCTACGAAGCCATCGATCAGTTTGAAGGAATCTTAGATGCTGCGAATGTCGATGTTAAAGCTTTTACGGAGGATTTCTACAGGAGAATAGTCGGTGCGGGAGCAAAACTTGAGAAGGTTTTGGAGTGTGTAAAGTATCTGCACAAGAAGGGAGTGTTCATAGAGCTGACTTACCTCGTTATACCTGACGAGAATGACAGCGAAGACGAGATCAGAGCGTTCGCTGAATGGGTTGTTGATTTGGATAGAAGGATACCCGTTCACTTCTCAAGATTTCATCCGGATTATCAGATGCTCGACAAACCACCCACTCCGGTTAGAACTCTTGAAAAGGCTGTTGAAATAGCCAAGGAAGTTGGAGTTGAATACGTTTACATAGGCAACGTCTGGGGTCACAGGTACGAAGACACCTACTGCCCGAACTGCGGTGAGCTCCTAATAGATAGGGACGGATTCTACATAGTTGCTATGAACTTGGATGGAGACAGATGTCCGGCTTGTGGTTACAAGCAAAACATAGTACTCTGA
- a CDS encoding PHP domain-containing protein, producing MKVDLHIHSIYSDGVATIDQIARRAKERGLKVIAIVDHSVEHRRGITEEKLKKRQMEIERAKDVYGIEILSGIECGILPDGEIALPNFEFDIVIASIHDIMRTEEYYYRIKECLKKNGDRIHVLGHLHSEMFNCGRDFTQDVEIIDLLLEYDVALEINSLHHAPLIDFLDMCSNKPMKYSIGSDAHSVERVGDVDWCFEMARRFLKRGKLILNNI from the coding sequence ATGAAGGTCGATTTGCACATCCATTCAATTTATTCGGATGGAGTAGCGACGATCGATCAGATAGCAAGAAGGGCTAAAGAAAGAGGACTGAAAGTAATAGCAATAGTCGATCATTCTGTAGAGCATAGGAGGGGCATTACTGAAGAGAAGCTGAAGAAAAGACAGATGGAAATCGAGAGAGCTAAGGACGTTTACGGTATAGAGATTCTAAGCGGGATAGAGTGTGGAATACTGCCCGATGGTGAGATCGCCTTACCAAATTTTGAATTCGACATAGTCATAGCATCCATCCACGATATTATGAGAACTGAAGAGTATTACTACAGGATAAAGGAGTGTTTGAAGAAGAATGGAGACAGAATTCACGTTTTGGGACATCTTCACTCTGAAATGTTCAACTGCGGAAGGGACTTTACTCAGGATGTGGAGATAATAGATCTCCTATTGGAGTACGACGTCGCTCTGGAAATAAACTCTCTTCATCACGCACCCCTCATAGATTTTCTGGACATGTGCTCAAATAAGCCCATGAAGTACTCGATTGGAAGCGATGCTCACAGCGTTGAGAGAGTTGGCGATGTTGATTGGTGTTTCGAGATGGCAAGGAGATTTTTGAAGAGGGGTAAGCTCATCCTCAACAATATATAG
- a CDS encoding Mrp/NBP35 family ATP-binding protein, with amino-acid sequence MKKILVMSGKGGVGKSTVAVNLAFALAKKGYKVGLLDADIHGPTVPKLVGIEEVKGLEVEGNKIKPIEVNGVKVISIGFFLPSKDTPVVWRGPMKHKFLEQISNDVNWGDIDFLVIDCPPGTGDEVISLTQLLNPEIAVIVTTPQSVALEDVRKAVNFAKKANMKVFVVENMSGFRCPHCGNVVYIFGKGGGEQLAKEFGIKFLGAVPLDEKVMESGEKGSPFVKEESETSKAFMEIVDKLIKEI; translated from the coding sequence ATGAAAAAGATTCTCGTGATGAGCGGTAAGGGTGGAGTGGGCAAAAGTACCGTAGCTGTAAACTTGGCTTTTGCTCTGGCAAAGAAGGGATACAAGGTTGGTCTTTTGGACGCGGATATCCATGGTCCTACAGTTCCAAAGCTGGTTGGAATAGAGGAAGTTAAGGGCTTAGAAGTCGAGGGTAATAAGATTAAGCCGATTGAAGTAAACGGCGTTAAAGTCATATCTATAGGATTTTTCCTTCCTTCAAAGGATACTCCAGTCGTTTGGAGGGGACCTATGAAGCACAAGTTCTTGGAGCAGATATCGAACGATGTAAATTGGGGTGATATAGACTTCTTGGTCATAGACTGCCCGCCGGGAACTGGAGATGAGGTTATAAGCCTTACACAGCTTCTAAATCCAGAGATTGCCGTAATTGTTACCACACCTCAGAGTGTAGCTTTGGAAGATGTAAGAAAGGCTGTGAACTTTGCAAAGAAGGCGAACATGAAAGTTTTTGTTGTTGAGAACATGAGCGGTTTCAGATGTCCTCACTGTGGAAATGTGGTTTACATATTTGGAAAGGGTGGCGGAGAGCAGTTGGCTAAGGAGTTTGGTATTAAGTTCTTGGGAGCGGTGCCTTTGGATGAGAAGGTAATGGAGAGTGGTGAAAAAGGATCGCCATTTGTAAAGGAGGAGAGTGAGACTTCAAAGGCCTTCATGGAGATTGTAGATAAGCTGATTAAGGAAATATGA